One genomic region from Siniperca chuatsi isolate FFG_IHB_CAS linkage group LG18, ASM2008510v1, whole genome shotgun sequence encodes:
- the LOC122865940 gene encoding corticotropin-releasing factor-binding protein: MRVMERTFREQLFFLVLCLSVLKGDSRYIENNEMSKDELYSFFNSELKREIPEELMYRRPLRCLDMVAVEGQFTFTAERPQLSCAAFFMAEPTEVISVDYDNVDIDCRGGDFITVFDGWVMKGEKFPSSQDHPVPLYERYVDYCDSGSLRRSVRSSQNVAMVFFRIHNAGSSFTLTVRKHINPFPCNVISQSPEGSYTMVIPQQHRNCSFSIIYPVEIDVSEFSLGHFNNFPKRSIPGCAESGDFVQLLGGNGIDTSKLLPITDLCISFTGPTHMKIGCDNTVVRMVSSGKFVNRVSFSYRLLDSQELQTIKLNNVEDFCFNY, translated from the exons AACAACGAGATGTCAAAAGATGAattatattcatttttcaaCTCGGAACTCAAGAGAGAAATACCTGAGGAATTAATGTATCGCCGACCTTTAC GTTGCCTGGACATGGTTGCAGTGGAGGGTCAGTTCACCTTCACAGCAGAGCGTCCTCAGCTCAGCTGTGCTGCTTTCTTCATGGCAGAGCCCACTGAAGTGATCAGTGTGGATTATGACAACGTTGACATCGACTGCAGGGGAGGGGACTTCATCACG GTGTTTGACGGCTGGGTGATGAAAGGAGAAAAGTTCCCCAGCTCCCAGGATCACCCGGTACCTCTGTACGAGCGTTATGTGGATTACTGTGACTCGGGATCACTGAGGAGAAGCGTGCGCTCCTCTCAGAACGTGGCCATGGTCTTCTTCCGCATTCACAACGCTGGCAGCAGCTTCACCCTGACAGTCAGGAAACACATCAATCCTTTCC CCTGTAATGTCATCTCTCAGTCACCAGAGGGCAGTTACACAATGGTGATCCCGCAGCAGCACAGGAACTGCAGCTTCTCCATCATATATCCAGTGGAGATCGACGTCTCTGAGTTCAGCCTGGGACACTTCAACAACTTCCCCAAG AGGTCCATTCCTGGTTGTGCAGAATCAGGAGATTTTGTGCAGCTTCTGGGAGGAAATGGCATCGACACATCGAAGCTGCTGCCCATCACAGACCTCTGCATCTCCTTCACAGGACCCA CCCACATGAAGATCGGCTGCGATAACACAGTGGTGAGGATGGTGTCCAGCGGAAAGTTTGTTAACCGAGTGTCTTTCAGCTACAGGCTACTGGACAGCCAGGAGCTGCAGACAATCAAACTCAACAATGTGGAAGATTTCTGTTTCAATTACTGA